In the Mycolicibacter sp. MU0102 genome, one interval contains:
- a CDS encoding HNH endonuclease signature motif containing protein has translation MFEGNLLEPASLADAGDKALVAAITGWARLEAAASARRLAVIGELVARRTRGSDAVNRSRWSCDYWDAAASEVGAAEQISHGMASSQMYLATALRERLPKVAALFLKGAINSRLVATIVWRTTLITNPYLLNAVDTELAAIATGLGPLSAAKTAAAIDALIDRHDPDAVRRQERDARGREIVVDTRNSENGTTGLWGRLFATDATALERRLTQLAHTVCDDDPRTLAQRRADALGALANGADTLACACGTSDCPAAGADARATNVTVYVLADQTALNNPADPRFGAGAPDQNSEPAGAATTPAPQTRPAPSGHIIGGGTVPAPLLAHLVNNGATVKPLRHPADLPAEPHYRPSTALAAFVRARDLTCRFPGCDQPATYCDIDHAVAHPHGATHPANLRCLCRKHHLLKTFWTGRRGWSDRQHPNGTIEWTSPTGHTYTTQPGSRLLFPSLCLPTTAPPARAPSSSSDRSLMMPTRKNTRSQDRLRCIEAERAYNLAQRDSPPP, from the coding sequence ATGTTCGAGGGCAATCTGCTGGAGCCGGCGTCGTTGGCCGATGCCGGCGATAAAGCCCTGGTGGCGGCCATTACAGGGTGGGCCCGACTGGAGGCCGCCGCCTCGGCGCGCCGGCTGGCCGTCATCGGCGAGTTGGTGGCACGGCGCACCCGCGGGTCCGATGCGGTGAACCGGTCGCGCTGGTCATGCGACTACTGGGATGCCGCAGCCTCCGAGGTCGGCGCTGCCGAGCAGATCAGCCACGGGATGGCGTCCTCGCAGATGTACCTGGCCACAGCGCTGCGGGAACGCCTGCCGAAGGTGGCCGCACTGTTTCTCAAGGGGGCGATCAACAGCCGGCTGGTCGCCACGATCGTCTGGCGCACCACGCTGATCACCAACCCCTACCTACTGAACGCCGTCGACACCGAACTCGCCGCGATCGCCACCGGCCTGGGGCCCCTGTCGGCGGCCAAGACCGCGGCCGCCATCGACGCCCTGATCGACCGGCACGACCCCGACGCCGTCCGGCGCCAAGAGCGCGACGCCCGCGGCCGCGAAATTGTCGTCGACACCCGCAACAGCGAAAACGGCACCACCGGCCTATGGGGCCGACTGTTTGCCACCGATGCCACCGCACTCGAACGGCGCCTAACCCAACTGGCCCACACCGTCTGCGACGACGATCCCCGCACCCTGGCCCAACGCCGCGCCGACGCCCTCGGCGCCCTGGCCAACGGAGCCGACACCCTGGCCTGCGCCTGCGGCACCAGCGACTGCCCGGCTGCCGGCGCCGACGCCCGCGCGACCAACGTCACCGTCTACGTCCTCGCCGACCAGACCGCGCTGAACAACCCGGCCGACCCCAGGTTCGGCGCCGGCGCCCCCGACCAAAACTCCGAGCCAGCCGGTGCGGCAACCACGCCGGCGCCCCAGACGCGTCCGGCACCGTCCGGGCACATCATCGGCGGCGGTACGGTGCCCGCACCGCTGCTGGCCCACCTCGTCAACAACGGCGCCACCGTCAAACCGCTGCGGCACCCGGCCGACCTGCCGGCCGAACCGCACTACCGGCCCTCGACAGCGTTGGCCGCCTTCGTCCGGGCCCGCGACCTCACCTGCCGATTCCCCGGCTGCGACCAGCCCGCCACCTACTGCGACATCGACCACGCCGTGGCCCACCCGCATGGAGCCACCCACCCAGCCAACCTGCGATGCCTATGCCGAAAACACCACTTACTCAAGACCTTTTGGACCGGCCGCAGGGGCTGGAGCGACCGTCAGCACCCCAACGGCACCATCGAATGGACCAGCCCCACCGGCCACACCTACACCACGCAACCCGGCAGCCGCCTGTTGTTTCCCAGCCTGTGTCTGCCGACCACCGCGCCACCGGCCAGGGCTCCCTCGTCATCGTCAGATCGCAGCCTCATGATGCCCACGCGCAAGAACACCCGCAGCCAGGATCGGCTCCGGTGTATCGAGGCCGAACGCGCCTACAACCTCGCCCAGCGCGATAGTCCTCCGCCTTAG
- a CDS encoding alpha/beta hydrolase yields MAIREDVSFRSGADRISAWLYRPDNAGRDGAPLLVMAHGLGAVRTMRLDAYAERFAAAGYACLVFDYRNFGDSDGAPRQLLDVGKQLADWAAAVDFAHTLAGVDHNRIGLWGTSFGGGHVIATAARLRVAAVVAQCPFTDGIASARTIPPLTIARITLLALRDLASARLGNPPVMVATAGRPGDIALMSTPDSYPGYLKLVPQGQNLRNEVAARIGMKILAYRPGRLAAKVRCPILFCVCDTDSVAPPGPTLRYAAKAPRGTVKRYPEGHFDIYVGDAFERVVADQLEFLDCNLKTAGA; encoded by the coding sequence ATGGCTATCCGCGAAGACGTCTCGTTTCGATCAGGCGCGGACCGTATCAGCGCCTGGCTGTACCGCCCCGACAACGCCGGGCGCGACGGCGCCCCGCTGCTGGTGATGGCGCATGGCCTGGGCGCGGTGCGCACCATGCGGCTCGACGCCTACGCCGAGCGGTTCGCCGCGGCCGGATACGCCTGCCTGGTGTTCGATTACCGCAACTTCGGCGACAGCGACGGCGCTCCCCGCCAACTGCTCGACGTGGGCAAGCAGCTGGCGGACTGGGCCGCGGCGGTCGACTTCGCGCACACCCTGGCCGGCGTAGACCACAACCGGATCGGCCTGTGGGGCACGTCGTTCGGTGGCGGCCACGTAATCGCCACCGCGGCGCGACTGCGGGTGGCGGCGGTAGTGGCGCAATGCCCCTTCACCGACGGAATCGCCTCCGCGCGCACCATTCCGCCGTTGACCATCGCGCGGATCACCCTGTTGGCGTTGCGGGATCTGGCTTCGGCCCGACTCGGCAATCCGCCGGTGATGGTGGCGACCGCCGGTCGCCCCGGAGACATCGCGCTGATGAGCACACCCGACTCCTACCCGGGCTACTTGAAGCTGGTTCCGCAGGGACAGAATCTGCGCAACGAGGTTGCCGCGCGGATCGGGATGAAGATCCTGGCCTACCGTCCGGGCCGGCTTGCTGCCAAGGTGAGGTGCCCGATTCTGTTCTGCGTCTGCGACACCGACTCGGTCGCCCCGCCCGGACCGACCCTGCGCTACGCCGCGAAGGCGCCCCGCGGCACCGTCAAGAGATACCCCGAAGGCCACTTCGACATCTACGTCGGCGACGCCTTCGAGCGGGTTGTCGCGGATCAGCTGGAGTTCCTGGACTGCAACCTCAAGACCGCGGGGGCCTGA